From the Bacteriovorax sp. Seq25_V genome, one window contains:
- a CDS encoding SRPBCC domain-containing protein, with translation MEYHTKKRFNVRPNELFEDFSNFAKMQSWMIKDDSMRTNINADFSPGGKYHFEMVSDIGDISHYYGEYTSIYPNRHIDMVWNDGEVKDTLVTLDFVENERHGTTLLLTHANLPTAISVKHHKEFWRNCLEHLDAYVKKVNAA, from the coding sequence ATGGAATACCACACAAAGAAAAGATTCAACGTGCGACCAAATGAGTTATTTGAGGACTTTTCCAATTTCGCGAAAATGCAGTCCTGGATGATCAAGGATGACTCGATGAGAACTAATATTAATGCTGATTTTAGCCCAGGTGGAAAATATCACTTTGAAATGGTTTCTGATATTGGAGACATCTCACACTATTATGGAGAGTACACATCGATTTATCCAAATCGCCACATTGATATGGTTTGGAATGATGGAGAGGTTAAAGACACGCTGGTAACTTTGGATTTTGTTGAAAATGAGCGACACGGGACTACGCTCTTGTTGACCCATGCAAATTTGCCGACGGCGATTTCAGTGAAACATCATAAAGAGTTTTGGAGAAATTGTTTGGAGCACTTGGATGCTTACGTAAAGAAAGTGAATGCGGCTTAA
- a CDS encoding GNAT family N-acetyltransferase: protein MAKVVRHKDANSFLKMSQSFLEQNESINNLVLGLSISLSKSEYEDNGGELFYSIIHQDEVVGCAIRTGEERPFSVTQIKKEFLPVLIKKLRSDEIKLQGVVGFKQTVKDFVSFYGHKVKMNLDQGLYELSQVTFPKNVKGSVREATMEDLEVCTELLRGFLLDCFDDEAAPHAEKMMTRNLKYGKVFLWISEENIPVAMAARIREGIRGAGISLVYTPPEARGRGFASAVVASLSQALLNDGFDICYLHTDLSNPISNSIYQKIGYQKVCEFIHYDFLV from the coding sequence ATGGCAAAGGTAGTTCGTCACAAGGACGCGAATAGTTTTTTAAAAATGAGTCAGTCTTTTCTTGAGCAAAATGAGTCCATTAATAATTTGGTTCTAGGTCTCTCTATATCTTTATCTAAAAGTGAATATGAAGATAACGGTGGTGAATTATTTTATTCAATTATCCACCAAGATGAAGTTGTTGGCTGCGCGATCCGCACAGGTGAAGAACGACCTTTTTCCGTTACTCAAATAAAAAAAGAATTTCTTCCTGTCCTGATAAAGAAGCTACGTAGTGATGAAATAAAACTTCAAGGTGTTGTTGGCTTTAAACAGACAGTAAAAGATTTTGTAAGTTTCTATGGTCATAAAGTAAAGATGAATCTTGATCAGGGACTTTATGAATTATCGCAAGTTACTTTCCCAAAAAATGTAAAGGGAAGTGTAAGAGAGGCGACAATGGAAGATCTTGAAGTATGCACGGAACTTCTTCGAGGATTTCTACTAGATTGTTTTGATGATGAAGCCGCTCCCCATGCAGAAAAAATGATGACTCGAAACCTCAAATACGGAAAAGTCTTTCTATGGATAAGTGAAGAAAATATTCCTGTCGCTATGGCCGCGCGAATTCGCGAAGGAATTCGAGGCGCGGGAATTTCTCTTGTCTACACTCCTCCAGAAGCAAGAGGGAGAGGATTTGCCAGTGCTGTTGTTGCGAGTCTTTCTCAAGCCCTACTAAATGACGGATTTGATATTTGCTACTTGCATACCGATCTTTCAAATCCTATCTCGAATTCAATTTATCAAAAAATTGGATATCAAAAGGTTTGTGAGTTCATTCACTACGATTTCTTAGTTTAA
- the secG gene encoding preprotein translocase subunit SecG encodes MVTSLMVFHAVISVLLIVLVLLQFGKGAEAGLMGGASDAVFSGSQQGNILSKITVVLTIIFIGNCLILAKMQSGKESKSLLDSEAPIAAPLNSDAAAPAPTAAPAAPATETPAQAQ; translated from the coding sequence ATGGTTACAAGTTTAATGGTTTTCCACGCAGTTATTTCTGTATTATTAATTGTTCTAGTTCTTCTTCAATTTGGAAAAGGTGCTGAAGCAGGTCTAATGGGTGGAGCATCTGATGCTGTATTCTCTGGTTCACAACAAGGAAATATTCTTTCAAAAATTACTGTTGTTTTAACTATTATCTTTATTGGTAACTGTTTAATCCTAGCAAAAATGCAATCAGGTAAAGAGTCTAAGTCTCTTCTTGATAGTGAGGCGCCAATCGCTGCTCCACTAAATTCTGATGCCGCAGCTCCTGCACCAACGGCAGCTCCTGCAGCGCCAGCAACAGAAACTCCAGCACAAGCTCAGTAA